In one window of Episyrphus balteatus chromosome 3, idEpiBalt1.1, whole genome shotgun sequence DNA:
- the LOC129915255 gene encoding uncharacterized protein LOC129915255: MSRFIITLLAIIATTSAKPYVVSYAPGYYGGFIAPSYSYNYPYYNYPYTPVTYVETLPIVSGPPPVAAIPIVPAKLTAKNSGAPPPPAQAKKTPQSLPAKAPAPGAPAKLIQITKTEPALPDLQGLLSSLPIQQILELPPVKQLAELKTNKIQTLTGLHSALQNALQEKLAPIAALLP; the protein is encoded by the exons ATGAGTAGATTT ATCATCACTCTTTTGGCTATCATCGCCACAACATCTGCGAAACCTTATGTTGTTAGCTATGCTCCTGGATATTATGGTGGATTCATAGCTCCTTCGTATAGTTACAACTATCCATATTACAATTATCCATACACTCCAGTCACTTATGTTGAGACACTTCCAATAGTTAGCGGTCCACCACCAGTAGCTGCAATTCCAATTGTTCCAGCGAAATTAACTGCCAAAAATTCAGGTGCTCCACCTCCGCCAGCACAGGCAAAAAAAACACCTCAATCACTACCAGCAAAAGCACCAGCTCCTGGTGCTCCagcaaaattaatacaaattacaAAGACTGAACCAGCACTGCCGGATTTGCAAGGACTCTTGTCATCATTGCCAATACAACAAATTTTGGAATTACCACCAGTTAAGCAATTAGCTGAGCTGAAAACTAACAAAATCCAAACTTTAACTGGATTACATAGTGCTTTGCAAAATGCTTTGCAAGAAAAACTTGCACCAATTGCTGCTTTGTTACCATAA